In Geotalea uraniireducens, one genomic interval encodes:
- a CDS encoding 3-deoxy-7-phosphoheptulonate synthase, translating to MVRTSNLKIKSITPIIAPADLRQVFPQSEEGAEFVNASRTHVKNILRGKDPRLMVVVGPCSIHDPASALDYAGRLARLANELSNQLFIVMRVYFEKPRTTIGWKGLINDPDMNGTHQISKGLGIARRILSEITEQLLPIATEMLDPITPDYLADFISWGAIGARTTESQTHREMASGLSFPIGFKNGTDGNLQIAIDAMNSALHSHSFLGINREGKSSIIQTTGNPDVHIVLRGGKKPNYFPEDIKKSEELLEKGGLFPTIMVDCSHGNSEKRHEKQPEVLQSVVDQIVAGNRSISGVMIESFLEEGNQPIPKDLSQLKYGVSITDKCIDWPTTELILREAHDRLKACGGRPLHT from the coding sequence ATGGTCAGAACCAGCAACCTGAAAATCAAGAGCATCACCCCCATCATCGCCCCGGCGGACCTGCGGCAAGTGTTTCCCCAGTCGGAAGAGGGTGCGGAGTTCGTCAACGCCAGCCGGACTCACGTCAAGAACATTCTTCGCGGGAAAGACCCCCGGCTGATGGTTGTGGTAGGCCCCTGTTCGATCCACGACCCGGCCTCAGCTCTCGACTATGCCGGCCGGCTGGCCAGGCTGGCCAATGAACTATCCAACCAGCTCTTCATCGTGATGCGGGTCTACTTCGAAAAACCCCGGACCACCATCGGTTGGAAAGGATTGATCAACGATCCGGATATGAACGGCACCCACCAGATTTCCAAAGGGCTCGGCATTGCCCGACGGATTCTCTCCGAAATCACCGAACAGCTCCTTCCGATCGCCACCGAGATGCTCGATCCGATTACGCCGGACTACCTGGCCGATTTCATCTCCTGGGGTGCGATCGGCGCCCGCACCACTGAATCCCAGACCCATCGGGAGATGGCCAGCGGCCTCTCCTTCCCGATCGGTTTCAAGAACGGCACCGACGGCAACCTGCAGATCGCCATCGACGCCATGAATTCGGCGCTTCATTCGCACAGTTTCCTCGGCATCAACCGGGAGGGCAAGAGCTCCATTATCCAGACCACCGGCAACCCCGACGTCCATATCGTGCTCCGGGGAGGAAAAAAACCCAACTACTTCCCCGAAGACATCAAGAAATCCGAAGAACTGCTGGAGAAAGGCGGCCTGTTCCCAACCATCATGGTCGACTGCAGCCATGGCAACTCGGAAAAACGTCACGAGAAACAACCGGAGGTCCTCCAGTCGGTCGTCGACCAGATCGTGGCCGGCAATCGTTCCATTTCCGGCGTCATGATCGAAAGCTTCCTCGAAGAGGGAAACCAGCCGATCCCCAAGGACCTCTCGCAGTTGAAATACGGCGTCTCCATCACCGACAAATGCATCGACTGGCCGACAACGGAACTGATTCTCCGCGAGGCCCACGACCGGCTCAAAGCGTGTGGCGGCCGGCCGCTCCACACCTGA
- the pncA gene encoding bifunctional nicotinamidase/pyrazinamidase, which yields MHNAFALIIVDVQNDFCPGGSLAVPDGDAVVPVLNRYIDLFHRLGAPVFSSRDWHPAVTAHFRDFGGIWPVHCIQHSDGARFHGGLQLPAEAIVLSKGMDPSRDDYSAFQAMTEQGEPLTAALEKRGITRIYVGGLATDYCVKETVLEGLHYGLSVTLLEDAVRGVDLAPGDSNKAIEQMVAAGAARATYAQVESNLAP from the coding sequence ATGCATAACGCTTTCGCCCTGATCATCGTCGACGTGCAGAACGATTTCTGCCCCGGCGGCAGTCTGGCCGTACCGGACGGAGATGCGGTCGTCCCGGTACTCAACCGGTACATCGACTTGTTCCACCGGCTGGGAGCCCCGGTTTTTTCCTCCCGCGATTGGCACCCCGCTGTCACCGCTCATTTCCGGGATTTCGGCGGCATCTGGCCCGTCCACTGCATTCAGCATTCCGATGGAGCCCGTTTTCACGGGGGGTTGCAGCTGCCCGCCGAAGCCATCGTCCTGTCAAAGGGAATGGACCCGAGCCGCGACGACTATTCGGCATTCCAGGCGATGACGGAACAGGGCGAGCCCCTGACGGCAGCACTGGAGAAGCGCGGCATCACCAGAATCTACGTTGGCGGCCTCGCCACCGATTACTGCGTCAAGGAAACGGTTCTCGAAGGGTTGCATTACGGTTTGTCGGTGACGCTCCTGGAAGACGCCGTCCGCGGGGTCGACCTCGCGCCGGGCGACTCGAACAAGGCAATCGAGCAGATGGTCGCGGCCGGAGCGGCGCGGGCCACGTATGCCCAGGTCGAGAGCAACCTGGCGCCGTAG
- the serA gene encoding phosphoglycerate dehydrogenase — translation MKVIVTDEVAQEGLALLAQDPRVEIDVKLGLKKDELLAIIGEYDVIITRSGTTVDKDLLDAGKKLRMVARAGVGIDNVDVDYASSRGVIVVNAPFGNTNSAAEHAMALLLSFCRNVTKANASLKGGEWKRAPFTGVELKGKTAGVIGLGKVGGRVATRLKAFECEVLACDPYISVKRAHDLGVKLVSHEEVYKNCDIITLHTPLNDETRNMIGEREIALMKDGVILINAARGGIINEAALLAALKSNKVYGAAVDVFSQEPPRTEVLTELIAQERLVVTPHLGANTFEAQVNVAVDVSKEILHYLDDQPLENAVNIPRFDMALMDQMRPFLNLMSIMCDFGIQLVDANLEKVTFGYAGNIAHYDCSPLTVCGLSALLNRRVDQDVNMVNATLVAEGMGIAVEETKSTQTDAFSNLITLIIEGQGGKRRTVSGTLFEGAPRIVRLRDYSMDFAPAEHMLLLNYSDRPGMIGKIGTIMGEHDINIASMNLGRREEKGEAMVILSLDSAVPAEVVELVRTATEATFIKALHMPGAKCQRGCGCGI, via the coding sequence ATGAAAGTCATCGTTACCGACGAGGTGGCCCAGGAAGGCCTGGCGCTTTTGGCCCAGGATCCGCGGGTCGAGATCGATGTGAAGCTGGGGCTGAAAAAGGACGAATTGCTGGCGATCATCGGCGAATATGACGTTATCATCACCCGAAGCGGCACCACCGTCGACAAGGACCTGCTCGATGCTGGGAAAAAACTGCGCATGGTTGCCCGCGCCGGTGTCGGGATCGACAATGTCGATGTGGATTATGCCAGCTCCCGCGGAGTGATCGTGGTTAACGCCCCGTTCGGCAACACCAACAGCGCGGCGGAGCACGCCATGGCCCTCCTTTTGTCGTTCTGCCGCAATGTCACCAAGGCTAACGCGAGTCTCAAGGGGGGGGAATGGAAGCGTGCCCCGTTTACCGGCGTCGAGCTGAAGGGGAAAACGGCGGGGGTCATCGGCCTCGGCAAGGTCGGCGGCCGGGTGGCGACCCGCCTGAAAGCCTTCGAATGCGAGGTCCTTGCCTGTGACCCGTACATTTCCGTCAAACGGGCCCACGACCTGGGGGTCAAGCTGGTTTCCCACGAGGAAGTCTACAAAAATTGCGATATCATCACTCTCCATACCCCGTTGAACGACGAAACCCGCAACATGATCGGCGAGCGGGAGATTGCGCTGATGAAGGATGGGGTGATTCTGATCAACGCCGCCCGGGGAGGGATCATCAACGAAGCGGCGCTGCTGGCGGCATTGAAGAGCAATAAGGTCTATGGCGCCGCCGTCGATGTCTTCAGTCAGGAACCGCCCCGGACCGAGGTCCTGACCGAGCTGATCGCCCAGGAGCGGCTGGTTGTGACGCCGCACCTCGGGGCCAATACGTTTGAGGCCCAGGTGAACGTGGCGGTGGACGTTTCCAAGGAGATCCTCCATTACCTGGACGATCAGCCGCTGGAAAATGCCGTCAATATTCCCCGCTTCGACATGGCACTGATGGACCAGATGCGGCCGTTCCTCAACCTGATGAGCATTATGTGCGATTTCGGCATCCAACTGGTCGACGCCAACCTGGAAAAAGTGACCTTCGGTTATGCTGGCAATATCGCCCATTACGACTGCTCGCCGCTGACCGTCTGCGGGCTGTCGGCGCTCCTCAACCGGCGGGTCGACCAGGACGTCAATATGGTTAACGCCACGCTGGTAGCGGAGGGGATGGGGATTGCCGTCGAGGAAACCAAGAGTACCCAGACCGATGCCTTCTCCAACCTGATCACCCTGATCATTGAAGGGCAGGGCGGGAAGCGGCGCACGGTTTCCGGCACCCTCTTCGAAGGGGCGCCGCGAATCGTCCGCCTCCGGGACTACTCGATGGACTTCGCTCCTGCCGAACACATGCTGCTTCTCAACTACAGCGACCGGCCGGGGATGATCGGCAAAATCGGCACCATCATGGGCGAGCACGACATCAATATCGCCTCGATGAACCTGGGCCGGCGGGAGGAAAAGGGCGAGGCGATGGTTATTCTTTCCCTTGATTCCGCGGTTCCGGCCGAGGTTGTCGAACTGGTGCGCACCGCCACCGAAGCCACGTTCATTAAGGCGTTGCACATGCCAGGAGCGAAATGCCAGCGTGGCTGCGGCTGCGGCATCTGA
- a CDS encoding nicotinate phosphoribosyltransferase, whose amino-acid sequence MRYSPLLTDFYELTMLAGYLEEGMTDEPAVFDLFFRHNPFNGGYTIFAGLASALDYLENLQFSEDELEYLQGLGIFRPRFIDFLRGFRFTGTITAVPEGTAVFAHEPLVTVEAPLAQAQLVETALLNILNFQTLVATKAARVNHAAAGATVLEFGLRRAQGPDGGLSVARAAYVGGVRSTSNVLAGKLLGIPVKGTHAHSWIMAFPDELTAFRKYAEVFPAECVLLVDTYDTLKSGIPNAITVARELREQGYELLGIRIDSGDLAYLSREARRMFDAAGFPAVKVVASNELDELVIESIRSEGGQVDIYGVGTKLATCSGEGGGALGGVYKLVRIGDRPKLKVTSDVAKATLPDRKRLLRAVASDGSFIQDIICLAGEEIAPGDTVYDPTNPLQHVTIAPNARLIELRDVVMEGGRKTAVPAHSLDELADRSVAQLAHLPQGCLRFINPHKYKVSISRGLNELRQRLMEEAQTTNR is encoded by the coding sequence ATGCGTTATTCACCGCTGTTGACCGACTTTTATGAACTAACCATGCTCGCGGGCTACCTGGAAGAAGGGATGACCGACGAACCGGCCGTCTTCGACCTGTTCTTCCGCCACAACCCGTTCAATGGCGGTTACACGATTTTCGCCGGGCTCGCTTCCGCCCTCGACTATCTGGAAAATCTCCAGTTCTCCGAGGACGAACTCGAATATCTCCAGGGCCTCGGCATATTCCGCCCACGGTTCATCGACTTTCTCCGCGGCTTCCGGTTCACCGGTACGATCACGGCTGTGCCGGAAGGAACAGCCGTCTTTGCCCATGAGCCGCTGGTAACAGTCGAAGCGCCGCTCGCCCAGGCCCAACTGGTCGAGACGGCGCTGCTCAATATCCTCAATTTCCAGACCCTGGTCGCCACCAAGGCGGCCCGGGTCAATCACGCGGCCGCCGGCGCCACCGTCCTCGAATTCGGTCTGCGCCGCGCCCAGGGCCCCGATGGAGGACTGAGCGTTGCCCGGGCCGCTTACGTGGGCGGGGTGCGGAGCACGAGCAACGTGCTCGCCGGGAAACTTCTCGGGATACCGGTCAAGGGAACCCACGCCCATAGCTGGATCATGGCCTTCCCCGACGAACTGACCGCTTTCCGCAAATACGCCGAGGTCTTCCCCGCTGAATGCGTCCTGCTCGTCGACACCTACGACACCCTGAAGAGCGGCATCCCCAACGCCATCACCGTAGCCCGCGAACTGCGTGAACAGGGGTATGAGCTATTGGGAATCAGAATCGATTCCGGCGACCTCGCCTACCTCAGCCGCGAAGCCCGGCGGATGTTCGATGCAGCGGGCTTTCCGGCGGTAAAGGTCGTCGCCTCCAACGAGCTGGACGAACTGGTGATCGAATCGATCCGCAGCGAAGGAGGCCAAGTCGACATATACGGCGTCGGCACCAAGCTTGCCACCTGCTCGGGCGAGGGGGGGGGCGCACTGGGGGGAGTCTACAAACTGGTGCGGATCGGCGACCGGCCGAAACTAAAGGTGACCAGCGACGTGGCCAAAGCCACCCTCCCCGACCGCAAGCGCCTGTTGCGGGCGGTAGCGTCCGACGGCTCGTTCATCCAGGACATCATCTGCCTCGCCGGTGAGGAGATTGCGCCGGGGGACACCGTCTACGACCCGACCAATCCGCTCCAGCATGTCACCATCGCCCCGAACGCCCGCCTCATCGAACTGCGGGATGTTGTCATGGAAGGGGGGCGTAAAACTGCCGTGCCAGCTCACAGTCTTGACGAACTGGCCGACCGTTCCGTCGCCCAGCTGGCCCACCTCCCCCAGGGGTGCCTCCGTTTCATCAATCCGCATAAATACAAGGTTTCCATCAGCCGGGGCCTCAATGAGCTGCGACAACGGCTGATGGAAGAAGCACAAACGACAAACCGCTGA
- a CDS encoding cytochrome c3 family protein: MKRWRALFPGVGIFFFTALPGLVTADRAEALLPSHNCAYCHAIHNAAGETLLNSDVVETLCLTCHGPAGISSLKADIHTDSTTAPTFRQSCRDCHDPHDNLPNWLGGTNIKLTGTVQDESGLALIATPNSGIRNVIFENRTSFIQGAPYYDGVCETCHTLTAFHRNNPSGVHNHKLGTTCTTCHDHANYFLPR, from the coding sequence ATGAAACGTTGGCGGGCACTATTCCCGGGCGTCGGCATATTCTTCTTTACAGCTCTGCCGGGACTCGTGACGGCGGACCGGGCGGAGGCGCTCCTTCCCTCCCACAACTGCGCTTACTGCCATGCGATCCATAACGCGGCCGGCGAGACCCTGCTGAACAGCGACGTCGTTGAGACGCTCTGCTTGACCTGCCACGGACCGGCCGGCATCTCGTCCCTCAAGGCCGACATTCATACTGACAGCACGACGGCGCCGACCTTCCGGCAGAGCTGCCGCGATTGCCACGATCCCCACGACAACCTGCCGAACTGGTTGGGGGGGACCAATATCAAACTGACCGGCACCGTGCAGGATGAGTCGGGGCTGGCGTTGATCGCCACGCCCAACAGCGGCATACGCAACGTCATCTTCGAAAACCGGACTTCATTCATCCAGGGCGCCCCCTATTACGACGGCGTCTGCGAAACCTGCCACACTCTGACGGCCTTCCATCGCAACAATCCCAGTGGCGTCCATAACCACAAACTTGGCACCACCTGTACGACGTGTCATGATCACGCCAACTATTTTCTTCCCCGCTAG
- the eno gene encoding phosphopyruvate hydratase yields the protein MSEITDIYAREILDSRGNPTLEVEVFLESGAMGRAAVPSGASTGEREALELRDGDKGRYLGKGVLKAVDNVNNIIAEQIIGMEATDQVGVDQKMLDLDGTEYKSNLGANAILGVSLAVAKAAAEEIGLPLYQYIGGCNAKELPLPMMNILNGGAHADNNVDIQEFMIMPAGAKSFSEALRMGAEIFHALKAVLKGKGYNTAVGDEGGFAPNLKSNEEALEVIMEAIAKAGYRPGEDVLLALDVASSELFKDGKYLLENEAQPEKTADQMVDFYENLVNKYPIVSIEDGMAENDWDGWKKLTERLGKRIQLVGDDLFVTNTKILKEGIAKGVANSILIKLNQIGSLTETLDAIETAKRAGYTTVISHRSGETEDTTLADLAVAVNAGQIKTGSLCRTDRVAKYNQLLRIEDELGSTAIFGGSGVFYNLKK from the coding sequence ATGAGCGAAATTACCGATATTTACGCCAGGGAAATCCTGGATTCCCGGGGTAACCCGACCCTTGAGGTCGAGGTGTTCCTCGAGTCCGGAGCCATGGGAAGAGCGGCCGTTCCCTCCGGGGCGTCCACCGGCGAGCGCGAAGCGCTCGAGTTGCGGGACGGGGACAAGGGGCGCTACCTGGGCAAGGGAGTTCTCAAGGCGGTCGATAACGTGAACAACATCATTGCCGAGCAGATTATCGGCATGGAGGCCACCGACCAGGTCGGCGTCGATCAGAAGATGCTCGACCTGGACGGGACCGAATACAAGAGCAACCTCGGTGCCAACGCCATCCTCGGCGTCTCGCTGGCCGTCGCCAAAGCGGCTGCCGAAGAGATCGGCCTCCCCCTCTACCAGTATATCGGCGGCTGCAATGCCAAGGAACTCCCCCTGCCGATGATGAATATCCTCAACGGCGGCGCCCACGCCGACAACAACGTCGATATCCAGGAATTCATGATCATGCCGGCCGGCGCGAAGAGCTTCTCGGAAGCGCTGCGGATGGGCGCCGAAATCTTCCATGCCCTGAAAGCCGTCCTCAAAGGGAAGGGCTACAACACCGCCGTCGGCGACGAAGGCGGCTTCGCCCCGAACCTCAAGTCGAACGAAGAGGCCCTTGAAGTTATCATGGAGGCGATCGCCAAGGCCGGCTACCGGCCGGGCGAAGACGTGCTCCTGGCCCTGGATGTCGCCTCCTCGGAGCTCTTCAAGGATGGCAAATACCTCCTGGAGAACGAGGCCCAGCCGGAAAAGACCGCCGACCAGATGGTCGACTTCTACGAGAACCTGGTGAACAAGTACCCGATCGTTTCCATCGAGGACGGGATGGCGGAGAACGATTGGGACGGCTGGAAAAAGCTTACCGAGCGGCTTGGCAAGCGAATCCAGCTGGTCGGCGACGACCTGTTCGTCACCAATACCAAGATTCTCAAGGAAGGGATCGCCAAAGGGGTCGCCAACTCGATCCTGATCAAGCTGAACCAGATCGGCAGCCTCACCGAAACCCTCGATGCGATCGAAACGGCCAAGCGGGCCGGTTATACCACCGTCATCTCGCACCGTTCCGGAGAGACCGAGGACACGACCCTGGCCGATCTTGCCGTAGCGGTCAACGCCGGGCAGATCAAGACCGGCTCCCTCTGCCGCACCGACCGGGTCGCCAAGTACAACCAGCTGCTGCGAATTGAGGATGAACTCGGCAGCACCGCCATCTTTGGCGGGTCGGGGGTGTTTTACAACCTGAAGAAGTAG